The genomic DNA GATTCCATAAGTAACTAGACGGAGGTAGTAATCGAGGTCACGCAGGCAAGTAGCGGTCATTTCTTCACCGTAGGCATTGCCACCAGGAGAAACAACATCAGGACGCTTTTGGAACAGTTGGTCGCCAGCTTGCTTAACAATGCGTTCACGAGAATCACTCAGAGTTTGAGCAATGCGGAGACGACGTTCGCCGCTTGTTACAAAGCTCTTGATCCGATCTAATTCACCAGGGCTGAGATAGCGGGCCTCAGCATCAGCATTCACGATGGATTTCGTGACGATACTCATTAACGGAATCCTCCAATAAAGGTTTAACCAGGTGTTTTTGAACTGGCGTTGGCAACTGTGTAGCTGAGTCTCTTGTAGATTTGTCGAAGCATCTGAAGCAGCCACATTTGGTGAATCCGCTTCAGTATTCTTCAAACTTTCTCCCAGGATCGGCAGTAAATCCGATCTGAGTCACAGCTACCTTCCGCAAATATTTTGCGGCATTAAGTTCACATTCTGACTCTCGTCTTAACAGATTTTAATAATATCCCTCATGTTTCTCAATTGATGGGACATTCACATCTGCGATCGATGCCCAGATTTACAGCAAAAGAAGCTAGCCTCATCTCCTTTTTTTTGGAGATAAGGCTATTTAATCAACAGAGCGAGGATGCGGAAAGGATAGGATGACAGGAAATCCTTCATCCTTCAGACTTCATCCTTTTCCCCTTTCCCTACTTAGAACCGACCACCCAAATAAGAGGGTGATAAGCTCGACCAAGGCTGTTTCACCAAATCTGTAGCAGCCTTCACGCTACCCAGATAGTTACCAGCAGGTAAAGATGGGTAGCGGTTGTAAGGCACCACATCCTCACCGAAGTATTGAGCATACTCGGGACTATCCACCAGCG from Leptolyngbyaceae cyanobacterium includes the following:
- the apcA gene encoding allophycocyanin subunit alpha, whose protein sequence is MSIVTKSIVNADAEARYLSPGELDRIKSFVTSGERRLRIAQTLSDSRERIVKQAGDQLFQKRPDVVSPGGNAYGEEMTATCLRDLDYYLRLVTYGI